One Triticum dicoccoides isolate Atlit2015 ecotype Zavitan chromosome 5B, WEW_v2.0, whole genome shotgun sequence genomic window carries:
- the LOC119306653 gene encoding uncharacterized protein LOC119306653, with translation MSAQVAALRTTGENTMATTAWSYVEYMARWERQVERRQLFLRSYHFSRDAEVSPRARTRRVVWAGARRLRRAAAKGLRRLRARIRLCFGWAAPALRRRSCPRRFRYGRIPRATKASPAPAANAASVCFW, from the coding sequence ATGTCCGCGCAGGTAGCGGCGCTGAGGACGACGGGGGAGAATACGATGGCGACCACGGCGTGGTCGTACGTGGAATACATGGCGCGGTGGGAGCGCCAGGTGGAGCGGCGGCAGCTGTTCCTCCGGAGCTACCACTTCTCCCGCGATGCCGAGGTCTcgccgcgcgcgcgcacgcgccgcgTCGTCTGGGCCGGGGCGCGACGGCTGCGTCGAGCCGCCGCCAAGGGGCTCCGCCGCCTCCGGGCGCGCATacgcctctgcttcggctgggccgcGCCCGCGCTCCGCCGCCGCTCCTGCCCGCGCCGGTTCCGCTACGGCCGCATCCCCCGGGCCACGAAGGCGTCGCCGGCCCCGGCCGCGAACGCCGCGTCCGTTTGCTTCTGGTAG
- the LOC119312612 gene encoding DEAD-box ATP-dependent RNA helicase 3, chloroplastic-like yields the protein MASLLTLPSLSLSSPSGGAGLAPALRLRAAFRCWALGRRWAGAAAAIASPNSVLSEHAFKRLGLGGGSGDEDEEGYGSDQEGAAVEGLQQGDADELAISRLGLPAQLVATLEKRGITHLFPIQRAVLIPALEGRDLIARAKTGTGKTLAFGIPMIKQIIEQDEGRTPGRGRIPRALVLAPTRELAKQVEKEIMESAPKLSTVCVYGGVSYNTQQNALSRGVDVVVGTPGRLIDLINGGSLQLGEVRYLVLDEADQMLAVGFEEDVETILQQLPAERQSMLFSATMPSWVKKLSRRYLNNPLTIDLVGDQDEKLAEGIKLFAIPLTTTSKRTILSDLITVYAKGGKTIVFTRTKRDADEVSLALTTSIASEALHGDISQHQRERTLNGFRQGKFTVLVATDVASRGLDIPNVDLIIHYELPNDPETFVHRSGRTGRAGKAGNAILMFTTNQRRTVKSLERDVGCKFEFIGPPTMEEVLDSSAEHVIATLRGVHPESIQYFVPAAERLSQELGPTALASALAHLSGFSQPPSSRSLISHEQGSVTLQLTRDPAYARGFFSPRSVTGFLSDVSPSAADAVGKIFLIADERVQGAVFDLPEEIAKDLLTMELPEGNTLSKVTKLPVLQDDGPATDSYGRFSNSDRGSRNRRGSSRGGMGGGSRGRGSWDSDEGFRRGGRSSSRPDNDIWSDDDFSGGGVRRSNRSSSPGGGRSSYGGRGGSSSFGDRSSSFGERSSSYGGRGGSSFGSRDR from the exons ATGGCTTCCCTCCTCACGCTCCCGTCCCTCTCCCTCTCCAGCCCCAGCGGCGGCGCCGGCCTCGCGCCCGCGCTCCGGCTCCGCGCCGCCTTCCGCTGCTGGGCGCTCGGCCGCAGGTGGGCGGGCGCCGCCGCGGCCATCGCGTCGCCCAACTCCGTGCTCAGCGAGCACGCCTTCAAGCGCCTCGggctcggcggcggcagcggcgacgaggacgaggagggGTACGGGAGCGACCAGGAGGGGGCCGCCGTGGAGGGGCTGCAGCAGGGGGACGCGGATGAGCTCGCCATTTCCAGGCTCGGCCTCCCCGCCCAGCTCGTCGCCACGCTCGAGAAGCGCGGAATTACCCATCTCTTCCCCATCCAG AGGGCTGTGTTGATTCCAGCACTTGAGGGCCGTGACCTGATTGCAAGAGCAAAGACTGGAACTGGAAAGACGCTAGCCTTCGGTATACCCATGATCAAGCAAATAATCGAGCAGGACGAAGGGCGGACTCCTGG GCGTGGTCGTATTCCTCGAGCTTTGGTCCTTGCACCCACTAGGGAGCTGGCTAAACAAGTTGAGAAAGAAATTATGGAATCAGCGCCAAAGCTTAGTACAGTGTGTGTTTATGGTGGTGTCTCGTATAATACCCAGCAGAATGCACTCTCCCGTGGTGTAGATGTTGTCGTAGGAACTCCAGGTCGCCTAATTGATTTGATAAACGGTGGAAGTCTTCAGTTGGGAGAAGTTAGGTATCTGGTCCTTGATGAGGCTGACCAGATGCTTGCAGTTGGGTTTGAAGAAGATGTGGAAACAATATTGCAACAACTGCCAGCTGAACGACAAAGCATGCTTTTCTCTGCGACCATGCCTAGTTGGGTGAAGAAATTGTCTAGGCGGTATTTGAATAATCCTTTGACAATTGATTTG GTCGGTGATCAAGATGAAAAACTAGCTGAAGGAATCAAACTCTTTGCTATTCCACTCACAACAACTTCAAAGCGCACCATTCTTAGCGATCTCATTACG GTATATGCAAAGGGTGGGAAAACTATTGTTTTCACTCGGACAAAACGGGATGCAGACGAGGTATCATTGGCATTGACAACCAGTATTGCATCTGAGGCGCTTCACGGTGATATTTCACAACATCAGCGTGAGAGGACATTAAATGGTTTCCGCCAAGGGAAATTTACTGTTCTTGTGGCAACTGATGTTGCTTCTCGTGGTCTTGATATACCCAATGTCGATTTG ATTATTCATTATGAGTTGCCAAATGACCCTGAGACTTTTGTTCATCGTTCTGGACGCACTGGACGAGCAGGGAAAGCAGGAAATGCAATCTTAATGTTTACAACCAATCAGCGAAGGACAGTTAAATCACTTGAACGTGATGTTGGATGCAAATTTGAATTTATTGGCCCACCTacaatggaagaggtactggattcATCTGCAGAGCATGTCATTGCTACTCTGCGAGGTGTGCACCCCGAGTCGATTCAATACTTTGTTCCAGCGGCTGAGAGACTAAGCCAAGAACTAGGACCTACTGCTCTTGCTTCTGCATTGGCACATCTGAGTGGATTTTCTCAGCCACCTTCTTCACGTTCCCTGATTAGCCATGAGCAG GGATCAGTGACATTACAACTTACCAGGGATCCGGCATATGCAAGAGGCTTCTTTTCTCCTAGATCTGTCACTGGTTTTCTGTCTGATGTCTCTCCATCTGCTGCTGATGCAGTAGGAAAAATATTCCTAATAGCAGATGAGAGG GTCCAAGGAGCAGTCTTTGATTTACCCGAGGAGATTGCAAAGGATTTGCTTACTATGGAACTGCCTGAAGGAAACACCTTGAGCAAAGTAACAAAG CTGCCAGTGTTGCAAGATGATGGCCCTGCTACCGACTCTTACGGCCGATTCTCAAACTCGGACCGGGGTTCTAGGAACCGGCGGGGGTCGTCCAGGGGCGGTATGGGCGGCGGCTCAAGAGGACGTGGTAGTTGGGACTCTGATGAAGGATTCCGTCGTGGTGGCAGGAGCTCCAGCAGACCTGACAACGATATTTGGTCAGATGATGACTTTTCAGGTGGTGGTGTGAGGAGATCAAACCGTTCGTCATCCCCCGGCGGCGGCCGCTCGTCCTATGGTGGGCGTGGTGGCTCGTCATCCTTCGGTGACAGATCATCGTCCTTTGGTGAACGCTCATCGTCTTACGGTGGTCGTGGTGGCTCATCCTTTGGCAGCAGGGACAGGTAG